The following coding sequences lie in one Saccharopolyspora hordei genomic window:
- a CDS encoding FmdB family zinc ribbon protein codes for MPTYQYACTECDHRFEQVQSFSEDSLTECPKCTGRLRKLFNAVGIVFKGSGFYRTDNRSSGSSSSSSSSSNGSSSSSDSSSSSSSSTTAAAS; via the coding sequence GTGCCCACTTACCAGTACGCCTGCACCGAGTGTGATCACCGGTTCGAGCAGGTGCAGTCGTTCAGCGAGGACTCCCTGACCGAGTGCCCGAAGTGCACCGGCCGTCTCCGCAAGCTGTTCAACGCCGTGGGCATCGTCTTCAAGGGCTCCGGCTTCTACCGCACCGACAACCGCTCGTCGGGCTCGTCGTCGAGCTCCTCGTCGAGCTCGAACGGCAGCTCCTCCTCGAGCGACTCGTCGTCGAGCAGCTCCTCGTCCACGACGGCTGCCGCTTCCTGA
- the mscL gene encoding large conductance mechanosensitive channel protein MscL, producing the protein MLKGFKDFLMRGNVVDLAVAVVVGSAFTALVTSFTTSIIKPIIAATGGGNVTGLSIQLREGNQASIIDFAAVINSVITFFITAAVVYFLFVLPMKTINERRKKGQEETPADPTDVELLLEIRDLLRAQQGLPPVTGLASQAEKAEAKASASTNGATK; encoded by the coding sequence GTGCTCAAGGGCTTCAAGGACTTCCTGATGCGCGGCAACGTGGTCGACCTGGCGGTCGCGGTCGTGGTGGGCAGCGCCTTCACCGCGCTCGTCACGTCCTTCACCACGAGCATCATCAAGCCGATCATCGCGGCCACCGGCGGTGGCAACGTCACCGGCCTGAGCATCCAGCTGCGCGAGGGCAACCAGGCCTCGATCATCGACTTCGCCGCGGTGATCAACTCGGTGATCACCTTCTTCATCACCGCCGCGGTGGTGTACTTCCTGTTCGTGCTGCCGATGAAGACGATCAACGAGCGGCGCAAGAAGGGCCAGGAGGAGACGCCGGCGGACCCGACCGACGTCGAACTGCTGCTGGAGATCCGCGACCTGCTGCGCGCCCAGCAGGGCCTGCCCCCGGTCACGGGCCTGGCCAGCCAGGCGGAGAAGGCGGAGGCCAAGGCGTCGGCCTCCACCAACGGCGCGACGAAGTAG
- a CDS encoding GNAT family N-acetyltransferase — protein sequence MPPTDDAGFPVGRHPGWPARLGPLITARGAVALRPPRLRDASAWSRARLHDPAYLQQWEPTAIGGWQERNATTAWPAQWAALRGMARRGQALPFSITVDGEFAGQLTIGNIVRGALRSGWIGYWVAEQLAGGGVATAAVALAVDHCFGPVGLHRLEATVRPENQPSVRVLEKSGFRREGLFKRYLDVAGDWRDHYVYALTAEELQEGAVARLVRSGGASRP from the coding sequence ATGCCGCCCACCGACGACGCTGGGTTCCCGGTCGGCCGCCACCCCGGCTGGCCGGCCCGGCTCGGGCCGCTGATCACCGCGCGCGGTGCGGTCGCGCTGCGTCCCCCGCGGCTGCGCGACGCCTCGGCGTGGAGCCGTGCCCGGCTGCACGACCCCGCCTACCTGCAGCAGTGGGAGCCCACGGCGATCGGGGGCTGGCAGGAGCGCAACGCCACGACGGCCTGGCCCGCGCAGTGGGCGGCGCTGCGCGGCATGGCCCGCCGCGGCCAGGCGCTGCCGTTCAGCATCACCGTGGACGGCGAGTTCGCCGGTCAGCTGACCATCGGCAACATCGTGCGCGGCGCACTGCGCTCCGGGTGGATCGGCTACTGGGTCGCCGAGCAGCTGGCCGGGGGCGGGGTGGCCACGGCCGCGGTGGCGCTCGCCGTCGACCACTGCTTCGGCCCGGTGGGGCTGCACCGGCTGGAGGCCACGGTGCGGCCGGAGAACCAGCCGAGCGTCCGGGTGCTGGAGAAGTCCGGGTTCCGCCGCGAGGGGCTGTTCAAGCGCTACCTCGACGTGGCCGGCGACTGGCGGGACCACTACGTGTACGCGCTGACCGCGGAGGAGCTCCAGGAGGGCGCGGTGGCGCGGCTGGTCCGCAGCGGCGGCGCTTCCCGTCCCTGA
- a CDS encoding S1C family serine protease produces the protein MTDHTPGSGDQPEEPTPRPESSSAGTGDTSPAGVPSQQPHAQRPDPENPYARPPEGQPAYAAQPSQDQQSYAAQGAQPHATQQQPWGHTAVLPQQSSGRRGGLVAGVAALALVCGLVGGGVGGYVGYQFGGDRAPSVSSLDQQRPARSVSTAPQGSVQQVADKVLPSVVQLQLVTARGAGEGSGIVISDDGYILTNNHVVDSGGAGSRLTAMFHDGRTAKVRVVGTDPKSDLAVVKADITGVTPAELGRSDDLPVGAPVVAIGSPFGLSGTVTSGIISAKDRPVRAGGENGSEDTVLNALQTDAAINPGNSGGPLVDMDGNVVGINSAIYSPGNSQSQAGSVGLGFAIPIDQAWRIATELKDHGSATQTTLGVLIGVGDQPGALVRNVVPGGPAEQAGVREGDLITKVDDRLIQDPDSLVAAVRSHAPGDRVTITLSGVGGERTVDATLVGQR, from the coding sequence ATGACCGATCACACCCCGGGTTCCGGCGACCAGCCGGAAGAACCGACGCCGCGGCCGGAGAGCAGCTCGGCTGGCACTGGCGACACGTCACCAGCCGGGGTGCCGTCGCAGCAGCCGCACGCGCAGCGACCGGACCCCGAGAACCCGTACGCGCGGCCACCCGAGGGCCAGCCCGCGTACGCGGCGCAGCCGTCCCAGGACCAGCAGTCGTACGCGGCGCAGGGAGCGCAGCCGCACGCGACGCAGCAGCAGCCCTGGGGGCACACCGCGGTGCTGCCGCAGCAGTCCTCCGGCCGCCGCGGCGGGCTCGTCGCGGGCGTGGCCGCGCTGGCCCTGGTGTGCGGGCTGGTCGGCGGCGGTGTCGGCGGTTACGTCGGCTACCAGTTCGGCGGCGACAGGGCCCCCAGCGTCAGCTCGCTGGACCAGCAGCGCCCGGCGCGCAGCGTCAGCACCGCCCCGCAGGGCTCGGTGCAGCAGGTCGCCGACAAGGTGCTGCCCAGCGTCGTCCAGCTGCAGCTGGTCACCGCGCGCGGCGCCGGCGAGGGTTCCGGCATCGTGATCAGCGACGACGGCTACATCCTGACCAACAACCACGTGGTGGACAGCGGTGGCGCGGGCAGCCGGCTCACCGCGATGTTCCACGACGGCCGCACCGCGAAGGTCCGGGTGGTGGGCACCGACCCGAAGTCCGACCTCGCGGTGGTCAAGGCCGACATCACCGGGGTCACCCCGGCCGAGCTGGGCCGCAGCGACGACCTTCCGGTGGGGGCGCCGGTCGTGGCCATCGGTTCGCCGTTCGGCCTGTCCGGCACCGTCACCAGCGGCATCATCAGCGCCAAGGACCGGCCGGTGCGCGCGGGCGGCGAGAACGGCAGCGAGGACACCGTGCTGAACGCGTTGCAGACCGACGCGGCGATCAACCCGGGCAACTCCGGTGGGCCGCTGGTCGACATGGACGGCAACGTGGTCGGCATCAACTCGGCGATCTACAGCCCCGGGAACAGCCAGAGCCAGGCCGGCTCGGTCGGCCTCGGCTTCGCGATCCCGATCGACCAGGCGTGGCGCATCGCCACGGAACTGAAGGACCACGGTTCGGCCACCCAGACCACGCTCGGTGTGCTGATCGGCGTCGGCGACCAGCCGGGAGCACTGGTTCGCAACGTCGTGCCCGGTGGCCCCGCCGAACAGGCCGGCGTCCGCGAAGGTGACCTGATCACCAAGGTGGACGACCGGCTGATCCAGGACCCCGATTCGCTGGTGGCCGCGGTCCGCTCGCACGCGCCGGGCGACCGCGTGACGATCACCCTCAGCGGGGTCGGCGGGGAGCGCACCGTGGACGCCACGCTCGTCGGGCAGCGGTGA
- the glp gene encoding molybdotransferase-like divisome protein Glp produces MRTVDEQLARVLTAAVRPAPVRVAISEAQGLLCAEEVVAEQALPGFDQAAVDGYAVRSVDVQAASEEPILMPVVGEIPVGSRQPRRLQPGQAVRVDTGAPLPTLADAVVPLEYTDEHPAKVTVRRSVPSAAFVRRTGEDVQTGDVAVRRGAPIGPAQVGLLAAVGRDKVLVHPRPRVSVISVGEELVDVDRTPGQGQVYDVNSYALAAAARDAGAEVTRVGIMSSDPRRLREVVEGRLLLSEIVVIAGGVGGTQGAEVRAALADLGELDVSRVAMQPGSVQGFGRLGPDEIPTFALPSNPVSALVAFEVLVRPLIRTALGKQNPHRRTVTAELLSPITSTKGRRGFLRGQLLRDPQNGSYLVQPLGTSGSHLLASLAEANCLVVVDEEVTEVAAGEEVQVRFLSQRG; encoded by the coding sequence ATGCGGACAGTGGACGAGCAACTCGCACGCGTGCTCACGGCGGCTGTCCGGCCCGCGCCGGTCCGCGTGGCGATCTCCGAGGCGCAGGGGCTGCTGTGCGCTGAGGAGGTCGTCGCCGAACAGGCGCTGCCCGGATTCGACCAGGCCGCGGTGGACGGGTACGCGGTGCGCAGCGTGGACGTGCAGGCCGCCAGCGAGGAGCCGATCCTGATGCCGGTGGTCGGCGAGATCCCGGTCGGCTCCCGGCAGCCGCGGCGGTTGCAGCCGGGCCAGGCGGTCCGGGTGGACACCGGTGCGCCGCTGCCGACGCTGGCCGACGCGGTCGTGCCGCTGGAGTACACCGACGAGCACCCGGCGAAGGTCACCGTGCGCCGGTCGGTGCCCTCGGCGGCGTTCGTGCGCCGCACCGGCGAGGACGTGCAGACCGGTGACGTGGCGGTGCGCCGCGGCGCACCGATCGGCCCCGCGCAGGTGGGCCTGCTCGCCGCGGTGGGGCGGGACAAGGTCCTGGTGCACCCGCGGCCCCGCGTGTCGGTGATCTCCGTGGGCGAGGAGCTGGTGGACGTCGACCGCACGCCCGGCCAGGGCCAGGTCTACGACGTCAACTCCTACGCGCTGGCCGCGGCCGCGCGCGACGCCGGCGCCGAGGTGACCCGCGTCGGCATCATGAGCAGCGACCCGCGGCGGCTGCGCGAGGTCGTCGAGGGGCGGCTGCTGCTGTCGGAGATCGTGGTGATCGCCGGCGGCGTCGGTGGCACGCAGGGCGCCGAGGTCCGGGCGGCGCTGGCCGACCTGGGGGAGCTCGACGTGAGCCGGGTCGCGATGCAGCCCGGCTCGGTGCAGGGCTTCGGCCGCCTGGGCCCGGACGAGATCCCCACCTTCGCGCTGCCCAGCAACCCGGTGAGCGCGCTCGTGGCGTTCGAGGTGCTGGTGCGGCCGCTGATCCGCACCGCGCTGGGCAAGCAGAACCCGCACCGCCGCACCGTGACGGCCGAGCTGCTCTCGCCGATCACCTCCACGAAGGGCCGGCGAGGCTTCCTGCGCGGCCAGCTGCTGCGCGATCCGCAGAACGGCTCCTACCTGGTGCAGCCGCTGGGCACCTCGGGGTCGCACCTGCTCGCCTCGCTGGCCGAGGCGAACTGCCTGGTGGTGGTGGACGAGGAGGTCACCGAGGTGGCTGCCGGCGAAGAGGTCCAGGTCCGCTTCCTGTCACAGCGCGGCTGA
- a CDS encoding transposase family protein, which translates to MITYRATLDVADELALYLSRLLVAERRRRGTRRGRRVLTPFQQAVLGLRWFRHRTPIPVLARDHRISRATGYRYIDEVITVLAAQAPDLHQALMDAARRGVPHVILDGTLITCDRLGEKTVSKKGRQVHRWFSGKHQRHGGTVLLLTDHTGFPLWSSPVEPGRVHDLTAAEHHVLGALYWAASQLRLPTLADGGFQGAGIGVHTPVKHSKSAPRRSPLHPDNRTYNTLLTSLRAQGERGIALLTQRWRTLQHITTSPRKITAILQAALTLTHHEHNQPH; encoded by the coding sequence GTGATCACCTATCGTGCCACGCTCGATGTCGCTGACGAACTCGCCCTCTACCTCAGCCGGCTGCTGGTGGCCGAACGCCGGCGCCGCGGCACCCGGCGCGGGCGGCGGGTGTTGACGCCGTTCCAGCAGGCCGTACTCGGGTTGCGGTGGTTTCGTCACCGGACTCCGATCCCGGTGTTGGCCCGGGATCACCGCATCTCACGGGCCACCGGTTACCGCTACATCGACGAGGTCATCACGGTGCTGGCGGCTCAGGCCCCTGACCTGCACCAAGCCCTGATGGATGCGGCGCGGCGCGGGGTGCCGCACGTCATCCTCGACGGCACCCTGATCACCTGTGACCGGCTGGGTGAGAAGACCGTCAGCAAAAAGGGCCGCCAGGTCCACCGGTGGTTCTCCGGCAAGCACCAGCGTCACGGCGGCACCGTCCTACTGCTGACCGACCACACCGGCTTCCCGCTGTGGTCCTCCCCCGTCGAGCCAGGCAGGGTGCACGATCTCACCGCCGCCGAACACCACGTGCTCGGAGCGCTGTACTGGGCCGCCTCCCAGCTGCGGTTGCCGACCCTGGCCGACGGCGGATTCCAAGGCGCCGGGATCGGAGTGCACACCCCGGTCAAACACAGCAAAAGCGCCCCCCGACGCAGCCCGCTGCACCCCGACAACCGCACCTACAACACCCTGCTCACAAGCCTCCGAGCCCAAGGCGAACGCGGCATCGCGCTGTTGACCCAACGCTGGCGCACCCTGCAACACATCACCACCAGCCCCCGCAAAATCACCGCCATCCTCCAAGCCGCCCTCACCCTCACCCACCACGAACACAACCAACCCCACTGA
- the glpR gene encoding divisome protein SepX/GlpR codes for MPSSLIFAALAAAWLVVLVPMFARRRQEVSKTTDSALAARVVRRGSGRRPAAPGAASTDRREGAGMSDTELDDAVEEQDTAWRRVHSDDVRAGRRYRPGRGGFDPEAAALAARAKYARRQRIVLVMLAVAVTTAVLAGLVWPVLWWAHGATDLVIVGYLTYLRRQVRIEEDVRARRLARLNGERDVDHEDEYDDEDYRDDEYEEVAEVADVERRESRHVAHAVRVEIDDEDPFFDELDERTWEPYRRAAGE; via the coding sequence ATGCCCAGTTCGTTGATCTTCGCTGCGCTGGCGGCGGCGTGGCTGGTGGTGCTGGTGCCGATGTTCGCCCGCCGCCGCCAGGAAGTGTCCAAGACCACCGACTCCGCGCTGGCCGCGAGGGTGGTCCGACGCGGCAGCGGTCGGCGTCCGGCGGCGCCCGGAGCCGCGAGTACCGACAGGCGGGAGGGAGCCGGGATGTCTGACACCGAGCTGGACGACGCGGTCGAGGAGCAGGACACCGCGTGGCGCCGGGTGCACAGCGACGACGTCCGCGCCGGGCGTCGCTACCGGCCCGGCCGCGGCGGGTTCGACCCGGAGGCGGCGGCGCTGGCGGCCCGCGCGAAGTACGCCCGCCGGCAGCGGATCGTGCTCGTCATGCTCGCAGTCGCCGTCACGACGGCGGTGCTCGCGGGCCTGGTGTGGCCGGTCCTGTGGTGGGCGCACGGCGCGACCGACCTGGTGATCGTCGGCTACCTCACCTACCTGCGCCGCCAGGTCCGCATCGAGGAGGACGTGCGCGCCCGCCGCCTCGCCCGCCTCAACGGCGAGCGCGACGTCGACCACGAGGACGAGTACGACGACGAGGACTACCGCGACGACGAGTACGAGGAGGTCGCGGAGGTCGCCGACGTCGAGCGCCGCGAGTCCCGCCACGTCGCGCACGCGGTCCGCGTGGAGATCGACGACGAGGACCCCTTCTTCGACGAGCTGGACGAACGCACCTGGGAGCCCTACCGCCGCGCGGCCGGGGAGTGA
- a CDS encoding UTP--glucose-1-phosphate uridylyltransferase, whose amino-acid sequence MSSPTSTPNAFRTAIVPAAGLGTRFLPATKAVPKELLPVVDTPGIELVAAEAAEAGAQRLVIVTSPDKAAVVDYFTPQPELERTLAERGKDALLEKVRRAPGLLSAETAVQEQALGLGHAVGCAEPNLGEDDDAVAVLLPDDLVLPTGVLRRMAEVRNRFGGSVLCAVDVPREQISAYGVFDVTDTDDADVKQVRGMVEKPAPEEAPSTFAAAGRYLLDRAVFDALRRIEPGAGGELQLTDAVALLISEGHPVHVVVHRGGRHDLGNPGGFLKAAVDFALEDPEYGPDLRSWLVERIEGKDQTSSGRP is encoded by the coding sequence ATGAGCAGCCCGACGAGCACGCCCAACGCGTTCCGGACCGCCATCGTGCCCGCAGCAGGCCTAGGAACCAGGTTCCTGCCGGCCACGAAGGCGGTGCCCAAGGAGTTGCTCCCGGTCGTGGACACCCCCGGGATCGAACTGGTCGCCGCCGAGGCGGCCGAGGCCGGCGCACAACGCCTGGTCATCGTGACCTCGCCCGACAAGGCCGCGGTCGTCGACTACTTCACACCCCAACCCGAGCTGGAGCGGACCCTCGCGGAACGCGGCAAGGACGCGCTGCTGGAGAAGGTCCGGCGCGCGCCCGGCCTGCTCTCCGCGGAGACCGCGGTGCAGGAGCAGGCGCTCGGGCTCGGCCACGCGGTGGGCTGCGCGGAGCCGAACCTGGGCGAGGACGACGACGCGGTCGCCGTGCTGCTCCCCGACGACCTGGTGCTGCCGACCGGCGTGCTGCGGCGGATGGCCGAGGTCCGCAACCGGTTCGGCGGCAGCGTGCTGTGCGCCGTCGACGTGCCGCGGGAGCAGATCTCCGCCTACGGCGTCTTCGACGTCACCGACACCGACGACGCCGACGTCAAGCAGGTCCGGGGCATGGTCGAGAAGCCCGCCCCGGAGGAGGCGCCGTCCACCTTCGCGGCGGCGGGCCGCTACCTGCTGGACCGGGCGGTCTTCGACGCGCTGCGTCGCATCGAGCCGGGTGCCGGAGGTGAGCTGCAGCTCACCGATGCCGTAGCGTTGTTGATCTCCGAGGGACACCCGGTGCACGTGGTCGTCCATCGAGGTGGGCGACACGACTTGGGAAATCCTGGCGGTTTCCTGAAAGCTGCGGTGGACTTCGCGCTGGAGGATCCCGAGTACGGGCCGGACCTGCGGTCCTGGCTCGTCGAGCGGATCGAGGGGAAGGACCAGACGTCCTCCGGGCGGCCCTGA
- a CDS encoding DUF5753 domain-containing protein, producing the protein MQQSCGFLLFADDGVDLGADVVDERRGEADAGVVPPEPPRTQVVMSESCLRREWALEDVMREQIEHLIELSNRPNMMLQIMPFKAAPGRRSPIGTRFGLLRVPSPGAAGPIEVAYTEGVGDPRYLDDQRALDAHESAWARLTNAALRFDESRAFLKALSSEYAT; encoded by the coding sequence ATGCAGCAGTCGTGCGGATTTCTCCTGTTCGCGGATGACGGTGTCGACCTGGGAGCGGACGTCGTCGATGAACGCCGGGGTGAAGCGGATGCTGGCGTAGTGCCGCCGGAGCCGCCCCGAACTCAGGTCGTCATGAGCGAGTCATGCCTGCGTCGAGAATGGGCTCTAGAGGATGTGATGCGCGAACAGATCGAACATCTCATCGAGCTGTCCAATCGGCCGAACATGATGCTGCAGATCATGCCGTTCAAGGCAGCCCCAGGGCGTCGCTCTCCGATCGGCACCCGGTTTGGGTTGCTTCGGGTGCCATCCCCTGGAGCGGCCGGCCCCATCGAAGTCGCGTACACCGAAGGTGTTGGTGACCCTCGGTATCTCGATGATCAGCGGGCACTCGACGCGCACGAGTCAGCGTGGGCTCGGCTGACCAACGCCGCGCTGCGCTTCGACGAGAGTCGCGCCTTCCTGAAGGCGCTATCGAGCGAATACGCAACATAG
- a CDS encoding MogA/MoaB family molybdenum cofactor biosynthesis protein: protein MERSAQRLGRALVVVVDDRVAQGEQEDNIGPLVTELLEEAGFIVDGTVAVAGETVDIRNALNTAVIGGVDVVITVGGTGVSPRDVTPDATAGVLDRPIPGIAEALRASGLAAGAVDAGVSRGLVGVSGSTLVVNLAGSRAAVRDGMATLTPLVAHVIEQLSGLETA, encoded by the coding sequence ATGGAACGCAGCGCGCAGCGTTTGGGACGGGCCCTGGTGGTCGTGGTGGACGACCGGGTGGCACAGGGCGAGCAGGAGGACAACATCGGTCCGCTGGTGACCGAGTTGCTGGAGGAAGCGGGCTTCATCGTGGACGGCACCGTCGCGGTGGCCGGGGAGACGGTGGACATCCGCAACGCACTGAACACCGCGGTGATCGGCGGCGTGGACGTGGTGATCACCGTTGGTGGCACCGGTGTGTCGCCGCGGGACGTCACGCCGGACGCCACGGCCGGTGTGCTGGACCGGCCGATCCCGGGCATCGCCGAAGCCCTCCGGGCCTCGGGCCTGGCGGCGGGCGCGGTCGACGCGGGGGTGTCGCGCGGGCTGGTCGGGGTCTCCGGCAGCACGCTGGTGGTCAACCTCGCGGGCTCCCGCGCCGCGGTCCGCGACGGCATGGCCACGCTGACCCCGCTCGTGGCCCACGTGATCGAACAGCTGTCCGGCTTGGAAACGGCCTGA
- a CDS encoding 5-formyltetrahydrofolate cyclo-ligase, which yields MSSPDESLATKDAWRRRLLQQRRDVDEATRTADAEALQEAALAWLAEHRYRTVAAYVPVGEEPGSPELLEALRGAGLRVLLPVVHRREPLQWADYTGPDSLRRAGFDLLEPAGPRLGAEAVAEAEALLVPALAVDRRGVRLGRGAGYYDRSLPLAAPGAPLIGVVRDEEFVAELPGEPHDVRMTGVLTPRRGVVALPV from the coding sequence GTGAGCTCGCCGGACGAATCCCTTGCGACGAAGGACGCGTGGCGCCGCAGGCTGCTGCAGCAGCGCCGCGACGTGGACGAAGCCACCCGCACGGCGGACGCCGAGGCGCTCCAGGAGGCGGCGCTGGCCTGGCTCGCCGAGCACCGGTACCGGACGGTCGCCGCCTACGTCCCGGTCGGCGAGGAGCCCGGCTCGCCGGAGCTGCTGGAGGCGCTGCGCGGCGCCGGGCTGCGGGTGCTGCTGCCGGTGGTGCACCGCCGGGAGCCGCTGCAGTGGGCCGACTACACCGGGCCGGACTCGCTGCGCCGCGCCGGTTTCGACCTGCTGGAACCCGCGGGCCCGCGGCTGGGTGCCGAGGCCGTCGCGGAGGCCGAGGCGCTGCTGGTGCCCGCGCTCGCGGTGGACCGGCGGGGCGTGCGGCTGGGGCGCGGCGCGGGCTACTACGACCGGTCGCTGCCGTTGGCCGCGCCGGGTGCGCCGCTGATCGGCGTGGTCCGGGACGAGGAGTTCGTGGCCGAGCTGCCCGGGGAGCCGCACGACGTGCGGATGACCGGGGTGCTGACGCCGCGGCGGGGGGTCGTGGCGCTACCCGTGTGA
- a CDS encoding antitoxin, with amino-acid sequence MGLLDKAKDLANQAKGKAEELAEKAGPSAVKGLDAAKTSLDKATGGKYHDKIESVSGKVEGLLKHGKGPGDTGPGGDGQTPKTS; translated from the coding sequence ATGGGTTTGCTGGACAAGGCCAAGGACCTGGCGAACCAGGCCAAGGGCAAGGCCGAGGAGCTCGCCGAGAAGGCGGGCCCGAGCGCCGTGAAGGGACTCGACGCCGCCAAGACCAGCCTGGACAAGGCGACCGGCGGCAAGTACCACGACAAGATCGAATCCGTGAGCGGCAAGGTCGAGGGCCTGCTCAAGCACGGGAAGGGGCCCGGGGACACCGGCCCCGGAGGGGACGGCCAGACACCGAAGACGTCCTGA
- a CDS encoding SAF domain-containing protein, whose translation MPPKDRLNATPRDRLAALLRSRRGVLLLRRSVALALLLLAAVLAVQHPGSPSDGVPVLVAARDLPPGRVLSDVDVARREVPAELVPSGALHDPSAALGKTLSAAAHQGEPLTDARFHGPTVASGAAGTVSVPVRLADPEVADFLAPGRRVDVITAADRPGGGAVLAENARVVAVQPAPERHDRGRLIFVGLPEQLAGAVAAASLNQTVTVALR comes from the coding sequence ATGCCGCCGAAGGACCGCCTCAACGCCACACCGCGCGACCGCCTCGCCGCGCTCCTGCGCAGCCGGCGCGGGGTCCTGCTGCTGCGCAGGTCGGTCGCGCTCGCGCTGCTGCTGCTCGCGGCCGTGCTCGCGGTGCAGCACCCCGGCTCCCCGAGCGACGGCGTGCCGGTGCTCGTCGCCGCGCGCGACCTGCCGCCCGGCCGCGTGCTGTCCGACGTGGACGTCGCGCGCCGCGAGGTCCCCGCGGAGCTGGTGCCGAGCGGCGCGCTGCACGACCCCTCCGCCGCGCTCGGCAAGACGCTGAGCGCGGCCGCGCACCAGGGCGAACCGCTCACCGACGCGCGCTTCCACGGCCCGACCGTCGCGTCCGGTGCGGCGGGAACGGTGTCGGTGCCGGTCCGGCTCGCCGACCCCGAGGTGGCCGACTTCCTCGCCCCCGGCAGACGGGTGGACGTCATCACCGCAGCCGACCGACCAGGCGGCGGCGCGGTGCTGGCCGAGAACGCCCGGGTGGTCGCCGTCCAGCCCGCCCCAGAACGGCACGACCGGGGTCGGCTCATCTTCGTCGGCCTGCCCGAGCAGCTCGCCGGGGCGGTGGCCGCCGCATCCCTCAACCAGACGGTGACCGTTGCTCTGCGCTGA
- a CDS encoding DUF397 domain-containing protein: protein MSTNRRPQFTERDFRKATRSEPDKSCVRVARRDEWVEMRDDKTAFGASDDCRLVFGAEEFDTFLTAVRTEGGDTFLGAVREGKFGGTCLEVVWNGETYVFRRSGGTVELFFTEGEVVAFIDGVVGGEFDQDTTPDMAVCA, encoded by the coding sequence ATGAGCACCAACCGACGGCCGCAGTTCACCGAGCGGGACTTCCGGAAAGCCACCCGTAGTGAGCCCGACAAGAGCTGCGTCCGTGTGGCCCGCCGGGACGAGTGGGTCGAGATGCGCGACGACAAGACCGCCTTCGGCGCGTCCGACGATTGCAGGCTCGTCTTCGGCGCTGAGGAGTTCGACACCTTCCTGACTGCTGTACGAACCGAAGGGGGCGACACCTTCCTGGGCGCTGTTCGGGAGGGCAAGTTCGGTGGCACGTGCTTGGAGGTCGTGTGGAACGGCGAGACGTACGTCTTCCGTCGAAGCGGTGGGACCGTCGAGTTGTTCTTCACCGAGGGAGAGGTTGTTGCCTTCATCGATGGTGTCGTCGGAGGTGAGTTCGACCAGGACACCACCCCGGACATGGCCGTGTGCGCATGA